A region from the Aulosira sp. FACHB-615 genome encodes:
- a CDS encoding ABC transporter permease, whose protein sequence is MSNTKTVAKQELVIEAGRTEQQYWKDIWRYRELFYFLAWRDILVRYKQTAIGIAWALIRPFLTMVVFSVVFGQLAKLPSQGAPYPILVFSAMLPWQFFANSLSECSNSLIGNANLISKVYFPRLIVPTSAVVVSFVDFMVSGIILLGLMAWYNFVPTWRIVTLPFFIAIAFAASMGAGLWLASLNVKYRDFRYIVPFIVQFGLYISPVGFSSTIVPPQWRFIYSLNPIVGVIDGFRWAILGGESNLYLPGFLLSLGLVFLLFISGIWYFRRMERTFADVI, encoded by the coding sequence ATGAGTAATACGAAAACTGTAGCTAAACAAGAGTTGGTGATTGAAGCGGGACGCACTGAACAGCAGTATTGGAAAGATATATGGCGTTATCGAGAATTATTTTATTTTCTGGCTTGGCGTGACATTTTGGTAAGGTATAAACAAACTGCGATCGGTATTGCTTGGGCATTAATTCGCCCATTTCTGACGATGGTAGTGTTTTCAGTCGTCTTTGGACAGTTAGCAAAACTGCCTTCCCAGGGTGCGCCCTATCCGATTTTAGTATTCTCAGCTATGTTACCTTGGCAATTTTTTGCCAATTCCCTTTCCGAATGCAGCAATAGTTTGATTGGTAATGCCAATTTAATTTCAAAAGTATACTTTCCTCGCCTCATTGTTCCTACTAGTGCAGTGGTAGTTAGCTTTGTAGACTTCATGGTTTCAGGGATAATTTTACTAGGATTAATGGCTTGGTATAATTTTGTTCCTACTTGGCGAATTGTCACCTTACCATTTTTTATTGCCATTGCGTTTGCAGCTTCAATGGGTGCAGGATTATGGCTGGCTTCTTTAAATGTTAAATATAGAGATTTTCGTTATATTGTCCCATTTATTGTTCAGTTTGGATTATACATATCACCAGTAGGATTTAGTAGTACCATAGTTCCCCCACAATGGCGATTTATCTACTCTTTAAACCCAATTGTTGGTGTAATCGATGGTTTTCGTTGGGCAATTTTAGGGGGAGAATCGAACTTATATTTACCCGGATTTTTACTTTCTTTGGGCTTAGTATTTCTATTATTTATCAGTGGAATTTGGTACTTCCGCAGAATGGAACGGACATTTGCTGATGTGATTTAA
- a CDS encoding polysaccharide ABC transporter ATP-binding protein, with amino-acid sequence MSDTIITVENLGKKYIIGHQQQEKYTALRDVIANGAKGLFKSFQNRKFKSSNYQEEFWALKDVSFEIKQGDRVGIIGRNGAGKSTLLKILSRITEPTQGNIKIKGRVASLLEVGTGFHPELTGRENIYLNGAILGMSKAEIKQKFDEIVAFAEVEKFLDTPVKRYSSGMYVRLAFAVAAHLEPEILVVDEVLAVGDVEFQKKCLGKMQDVAQGGRTVLFVSHNMAAVRQLCNSALLMKNGSLVFEGSAELVVNHYLNATQSKPLFSGVVSRYGIALNEVLLQDRDTGDITYSPIFNGNYLLKLKLHGHDPLSDTAIVVRIYDAMGSLVSSICSVEEGIPPFLLKQDVEVIFTLATLKLFPGQYRASFFVYRPNDPVCYLEAEDALVFEVNPSIVNEAMWPYRSDHGVVRIANYGSVVYL; translated from the coding sequence ATGTCTGACACTATAATTACAGTAGAAAACCTGGGTAAAAAATATATTATTGGACACCAACAGCAGGAAAAGTATACTGCTTTACGAGATGTTATAGCTAATGGTGCCAAAGGTTTATTTAAGTCTTTCCAAAATAGAAAATTTAAATCTTCAAACTATCAGGAAGAGTTTTGGGCGCTAAAAGATGTTTCATTTGAAATTAAGCAAGGTGATAGAGTAGGCATTATTGGACGTAATGGAGCAGGTAAATCAACCCTGTTGAAGATTCTCAGTCGTATTACTGAACCAACCCAAGGAAACATCAAAATTAAAGGTAGAGTTGCTAGTTTGCTGGAGGTAGGTACAGGCTTTCACCCAGAATTGACTGGTAGAGAGAATATCTACCTCAATGGTGCAATTTTAGGGATGAGTAAGGCAGAGATTAAGCAAAAGTTTGATGAAATTGTAGCTTTTGCAGAGGTTGAAAAGTTTTTAGATACACCAGTAAAACGATATTCGTCAGGTATGTATGTGCGCTTGGCATTTGCTGTAGCAGCGCATCTAGAACCTGAGATTTTAGTAGTAGATGAAGTCTTAGCAGTGGGTGATGTAGAGTTTCAAAAAAAATGTTTAGGAAAAATGCAAGATGTTGCACAGGGTGGGCGTACAGTTTTATTTGTTAGCCATAATATGGCGGCTGTACGTCAACTTTGTAATTCTGCTCTTCTTATGAAGAATGGTAGCTTAGTTTTTGAGGGTAGTGCAGAACTTGTAGTTAATCATTATCTGAATGCTACTCAAAGCAAGCCCTTATTTTCAGGAGTTGTTAGTCGTTACGGCATTGCATTAAATGAAGTATTGCTGCAAGATCGTGATACAGGTGATATTACTTACTCTCCTATTTTCAACGGTAACTATTTATTAAAGCTAAAATTACACGGACATGATCCATTATCAGATACGGCAATTGTAGTGAGAATTTATGATGCAATGGGTTCTTTGGTTTCTAGTATTTGTAGTGTAGAAGAAGGTATTCCACCCTTTTTGTTGAAACAAGATGTAGAAGTTATATTTACTCTAGCTACATTAAAGCTTTTTCCTGGTCAATATCGAGCCAGTTTTTTTGTTTACCGTCCAAATGATCCTGTATGTTACTTAGAAGCTGAAGATGCTTTGGTATTTGAGGTTAATCCTTCTATTGTCAATGAAGCGATGTGGCCATATCGTTCTGATCATGGTGTTGTCCGAATTGCTAATTATGGCAGTGTAGTTTACCTATGA
- a CDS encoding DapH/DapD/GlmU-related protein, whose amino-acid sequence MLKRLFNEQEKVINIWRRFRLKLVGVDLESSCWIGQQVSATLGFANGTPGKIKLASEVRLEQGVILQAWGGSIVIDKNVFIGPYTVIYGHGDVTVGKDTLIAMHCRILSSNHTIPDKNKPIRCNPDILLPVNIGEDVWLGAGVTILGGVTIGNGCVVGAGAVVTKDLPPYSVAVGVPAKVVRNRL is encoded by the coding sequence ATGTTAAAGCGCCTCTTTAACGAACAAGAAAAGGTGATAAATATCTGGAGGCGGTTTCGGCTAAAGCTAGTAGGCGTTGATTTAGAATCTTCTTGTTGGATAGGCCAGCAAGTATCAGCCACACTTGGCTTTGCTAATGGCACTCCAGGCAAGATTAAATTAGCATCTGAAGTTAGATTAGAACAGGGTGTTATTCTCCAAGCATGGGGAGGAAGCATTGTGATTGATAAGAATGTTTTTATCGGCCCTTATACAGTAATTTATGGTCATGGTGATGTCACAGTTGGTAAAGATACTCTAATTGCTATGCACTGTCGAATACTCTCTTCAAATCATACAATTCCTGATAAAAATAAGCCGATTAGATGTAATCCAGATATTTTATTACCAGTAAATATCGGAGAAGATGTATGGCTTGGCGCGGGAGTTACTATTTTAGGAGGTGTGACTATTGGAAATGGTTGTGTTGTTGGTGCTGGTGCAGTTGTAACTAAAGATTTACCACCTTATTCAGTAGCAGTAGGTGTTCCTGCAAAAGTAGTGAGAAATCGTTTATGA
- a CDS encoding glycosyltransferase family 8 protein — translation MTINVVCTIDDQYTQHCAVMLSSLFFNNENHLFHVYIITDDSNTTSFHKLKTFLEKSKQQYSIIEIHKDILLKAPITHHISLATYFRLFIPEILPSNIDKVLFIDSDIVIRKSIETLWNIDIQNFSHAATIAAGMDDYPSHIFLSEESLYFNAGLMLINLKIWRELKILERGCELINQKPERLKWWDQDVLNILLHNSWLPIDLVWNAQPFIYEESLNNYKYQSRYEKFKYTEAKLDPAIVHFVGGGSAKPWHYACQHPFKDEYIRYLRTTPWKNSQLIGKPSLIARLRFQLGLGSKFRNLKHLVSRKFV, via the coding sequence ATGACTATTAATGTAGTTTGTACTATTGATGACCAATATACACAGCATTGTGCAGTGATGTTATCATCTTTGTTTTTTAATAATGAAAACCATCTTTTTCATGTATATATTATTACTGATGACTCCAATACAACTAGTTTTCATAAACTTAAAACTTTCTTAGAAAAAAGTAAACAACAGTATTCAATAATAGAAATTCACAAAGATATCTTGCTAAAAGCTCCTATAACTCACCACATATCTTTAGCCACATATTTTAGATTATTTATCCCTGAAATCTTACCATCAAATATAGATAAAGTTTTATTTATCGACTCAGATATAGTTATTCGGAAATCTATTGAGACCCTGTGGAATATTGATATTCAAAACTTTAGTCATGCTGCTACTATTGCAGCAGGTATGGATGACTATCCTTCACACATTTTTTTATCAGAAGAATCTTTATATTTCAATGCTGGATTAATGCTAATTAACCTGAAAATCTGGCGTGAACTAAAAATCTTAGAAAGAGGTTGTGAGTTGATTAATCAAAAACCAGAACGCTTGAAATGGTGGGATCAAGATGTTTTAAATATATTACTTCATAATTCTTGGCTACCTATTGATCTAGTCTGGAATGCACAGCCTTTCATCTATGAAGAATCATTGAATAATTATAAATACCAAAGTAGATATGAGAAGTTTAAATATACAGAAGCAAAACTTGATCCAGCAATTGTTCATTTTGTAGGAGGCGGGAGTGCAAAACCTTGGCATTACGCTTGTCAACATCCATTTAAAGATGAATATATAAGATATCTCAGGACTACTCCTTGGAAGAATAGTCAACTTATTGGTAAACCTAGTTTAATTGCTAGGTTACGATTCCAACTTGGTTTAGGTAGTAAATTCCGTAATTTAAAGCATTTAGTGAGCCGAAAATTCGTGTAG